GTCGGGACGGGTGATGTCGCAGACGCTACCGATGCACCACGGCCGGGACCAGCACGTCGACGCGCGTAACCGCCGGACGCGGGACCGCGCCGGGGTGGGGGGAGAGCCGCCGCGGGACGGGCCCGCTGGTCGGGAAGGTGGCCAGGGGCGGGGTCGAACCGCCGACCTACCGCTTTTCAGGTCGCGACGGTCGCACGTCGTGGGCGCTCGCACAAGGCTGCAGAGTTCTCCGAGACCCGTAGCGACCCACCTCGTCCCGGTGGGTTGCCGTCAGCGCTGCCGTCAGGATCGGACGCTGGAACGTCGTCGACACATCGTCGCTCGGCTCGGTGGACGTCGTGATCACCGACCAGATCGACACAGCGACAATCCCAGGTCTTCGCCGGCACGTCGAGACGGGAGCAGCAGTCGGCCCAGGCCGACCATGGCGCGCCGGAGGCAGGCGCCATGGTCAGGCCGACGGGTCGACTGCCCGCGAACCGGAACCGTTCGGGCCGGCGCCAGCACCAGGGCTTGTCCCATGTGCCATATCTGTCCGTGAACACGAACAGCTCAACGATCACGAGCTTCCGATCTGGCGCCCGGCCTTCCCTGGGCCCGAACTGGTCGGCGCAGCCGCCGACCTCATCCCCCACATCCGGGACGACGGCGGCCGCGACACGGTGACGCGGGAAGGACCGCGCTGGCAGATCGTTGTGAGCCCCGGCGTGATCCGCGTGCAGACCCGCGACGTCGCCCGCGCCGAGCGGACTCGCGAACGCGCCGCGGAAGCACGCCGCCGTGAGATCGACATGCGGGTCACCTGGACGGCGAACGGCGAAGCCGCCCCTGAACCGCTGCCCACCCGCGGCACGATCTTCGCCTGGAGCCCCAAGTCCCGCGCGCGCATGGTCGCTCGGCTCTCGGACCTCGACTACAACCGTCTCTACGGCCAGTACCGGATCTGCTCGGACTGCGGCACCGACTACGCGGATCACCGGTTCACCTGCCCCGGCTGCCGCTCCCCCAGATTCGTCGCCGTCGACCGCTCGGGCCGGCTCCCCGCAATGATCACGCTGACCTACCCCGGTGACTGGCTCACCGTCGCCCCGACCGCCGAGAGCGCGAAGCGCCACTTCTGGGCGCTGTGCAAGCGCTACGAACGCGCGTGGGGCGAACCCCTGATCGGACCGTGGAAGCAGGAATTCCAGCGCCGCGGCGCCCCGCACCTGCATCTCTCGACCACCCCGCCGATGGGCTTCACCTCGATCAACGACCCGCACACCGGTCAACCCCGGATGGTCGACTTCCGACAGTGGCTCTCGATCACCTGGGCCGACATCGTCGCCCATCCCGACGCCGAGCAGCGCCGCCGCCACCTCGCTGCCGGCACCGGCGTGGACTACGCCGAGGGCATCAAGCTCACCGACCCGCGCCGCATGGCGATCTACTTCGCCAAGTACGGCGCAGCCGGCGCGAAGGAGTACCAGCATCGCGTGCCGCGCGAGTGGCTGACGACGTCGCTCGTGTGCGACGACTGCGGGTGCGAGTTCGACGAGGACCGCGACGAGTGCCCTGAGTGCGGCAGCATCGACGCCCAGGTCCTCGACACCGTCGGCGCCGGCCGCTTCTGGGGCTACCGCGGCCTCCGCCCCGCGCTCGCCGTCCGGGATCTCACACCCGACGTCGGGATCGCAGCCGGCCGCGTCATGCGCCGCTGGTACCGGTCCAAGCAGCTCACGAAGAAGGTCAGACGTGTTCGAGTCGAGCAGGACACCGGCCGAGCTCGCTACCGGTCGACCACCGTGCGCAAACAGCTGTTCGTGCACGGTCGCGGATTCGCGACGGTGAACGACGGCCCAGCTTTCGCGTCCCAACTCGCGCGATATCTCTCCAGCTCACACCAAATCGGGGCAAAAGCTCCCGTCTTAGCTCCGACCAGCGCTCCGGCCTCGACTATGGACATGTGCCAGAACTTGGCCGAATTACGGGAACAACGATACGCACTCCCCTAGCGCATGCGGGCAAATGGAAGGTAATGGCCGACCTGCATGCAGCATCGCCAAGCTGAGCGACAAACAGGACCATTGCACGACAGCGGAGTCAAGTCCTCAGCAGTCACCCAAAGCGCATTTCTTACAGTAGAACTGCGACAAACTCTAGCTGACGGCCTTTGAAACGCGAGTCTTAGGAACAGAATAGAAGCAGGTGGGAACTTCGCTCGCAGTGCCGAATCCAGATAGACATCGCACGCCGACCCGAACCTCGGTGTCTGCATCGAATCGCCGAAGATTCACCGTTACCGAAGACCAGCCGCCGGAAGAATTGGTTGTCGTTCTTGCTGATTCAGTTGCAGAAGACTCGTAGGTAACGAGATCTAAGGTGCTCGCAAAGATCTGAATCCCATTACTTGGTACTGGACAGTTGGCCGTGGGTGTCACAACGGCGCTCAGCACGGCAGGGTCTGTTGAAGTAGACACCTGCACGCGCGCTGCGACACCTTGGGTGCCAATGAAGAGAGAATCCGCGTACTGCTTCAGTACCGCCCCATTACTGTCTTTACATTTGACCCTGATCGTCCAGCTGATAGGTGCCGCAACCGCCAAGCCGGATCGGGAATCTACGACTGTCGCACCCGTAAACGTCTGCTGTCGAATCCTCCACATCCCGTCAGCGCCGACAGACGACCGCCCGAGGCTATCAACGCCGACAGCCTCCAGCGACGCACTGACGGACCCCGTAGGACATGGCGTTGACGGCGTTACTGTTACTACGGTGCCAGTCGGTCCACTAGCTGGATCAAGCCGAATCTCAGAGGGCACATCTCGGCCGACGCGGCGTTCCCATACGTCGCGCGCAGCGAAGTCCACATAGCCCGACGACACATACCTGAAATGCGCACTCCTGCCAGTAAATAGCGTTAATGCGTTCAGAGTGTTGTAGTTGCAGATGGCATCACCGTTCAGGCAAGCGTCAATAGACCGCGCAGTTACGTCCGGAGCTAAGATCTGATGGGTAACCTGGCCGAAAGATGGCCTGGCCCCCCGACGCTTAGCATTGAAGCTACCGTAGTCCTGAGGCAATGCTGGCAGGAAGCTGGGATTCCCGAAGAGTGCAACGCTAACCGTGCGACGCTCGTCCCGAGTCATTTCATTCACTACCTGCGAAACAACGTCCGCGCCTTGGCTATAGCCAGCTAGGAAAATGGTCCGAGTTGGGCAGGCGCGAACGGTTCGAAGCACTTCCTTCATTCGCGCAACGCCCACTGCCTCACTACGCGCGAGGCCATCCCAGTCAAATGAACCGTTCGGCCGCAGATAGCGGGTTACGGGTACTGCTGGATAATTGACAGGCACGATAGCAAGGTCGAATCCATCGGCTCGGGCCTCCGCCCGCATTTGGGTTCCGAGGCGATCCATCTCGGCCGACCCATCCCTCTGATTTGAACCTGCAACGGTAACGAGAACTGGCTGACAGTTGACCGCCGCGTCAGCAGGAGGAGCTGTCGCAGCCGAGGTAACGCCAGCCGCAGCAAGTGTCACCAGGAAGGCCGAAAGGAGCGCACGGCGCGAGTTCGTCTTCAAAAGAGGCCCCTACGAAGTTCCCAGGCAAGTAGACCGACTACCGTGTTTCGCAGTGTTGCCACGTATCGTTACATGGATCACACGCCGGACCATGCGGCATCCCGTCGACCTGGCAACGCCCGACCGCGCGGCACGTCGGGCGCAGCATGCAGAACAACTCGACCGGACAGTCCAGGCCTGCGCCCGGCGTGCCGTGTGGTAGCCCTCCGGGAGGTCGACGGGATGCCGCACCCGCCACCCAATCGCCTCGACCGCACCCGATGAGCACAGCCGGCCATCCCGGAGACCTGCCCGCCCGGCGAGGGCATGCCTCTACGCCGTAGCCGCAACCAGCGTCGCGCGGAAGTCGGTTGCTCGGGACTCCGTTGGGTAACGCTTCCGCAGAGCGTCGTCGAGTTCGGAGCCGATCATCAGCAGCGAGGGACGCGAACGGCGGTCGATCGAAAGCGCTTCATCGGCAAGCGCGAGCGCCTGGTCCAGCTCGCCGTCTCGCGCCGCGACGACGGCGAGTGTCAGGCGCGCCTCTGCCGTCCGCATCGGCGACTGAGAGGTGCCGTCGGGGCTCATCGTCTTCCGGATGATCTCGGTGGCGTGCATCTCGGCGAGCTTGTCGTCACCGATCAGCCGGTAGCAGTCCATAGCGTAGAAGTCGAACTTGTCGGGGTCGACCACGAAATGGTTGTCGGGCCGTTCCGGATACGGCAGCGAGTCGAGCAGGACGCGGCCCTTCTCCAGCGCACGAGTCACATGGCGGTGGTTGCCCATCCGGGCCCACGCTTTCGCTTCCTGGCCAAGCAGCTGCACCGCGACAGAACGACCGGGCGCCGCGTCCTGGCCGGCTTGTGCGGCCTGGATGACCTCGCGATAGCGACCGTGGGTGAGTGCGAACCAAGCGCGCATTTCGTGCGCCCACGCGATGACGGCCGCGTTGTCGGCTTCCTCGCCGAGCTGGAGCGCTGCGACGCGCGTCGACTCGGCGGCACGGGTCTGGCCGGTGTCGTACTCCAAGCATCCGATCAGCAGCGTGAGCCAGCCTGCCGCGTCGAGCGCGTCACGGTGCTGGGGCAGGCTCAATC
This sequence is a window from Pseudonocardia petroleophila. Protein-coding genes within it:
- a CDS encoding cutinase family protein encodes the protein MTLAAAGVTSAATAPPADAAVNCQPVLVTVAGSNQRDGSAEMDRLGTQMRAEARADGFDLAIVPVNYPAVPVTRYLRPNGSFDWDGLARSEAVGVARMKEVLRTVRACPTRTIFLAGYSQGADVVSQVVNEMTRDERRTVSVALFGNPSFLPALPQDYGSFNAKRRGARPSFGQVTHQILAPDVTARSIDACLNGDAICNYNTLNALTLFTGRSAHFRYVSSGYVDFAARDVWERRVGRDVPSEIRLDPASGPTGTVVTVTPSTPCPTGSVSASLEAVGVDSLGRSSVGADGMWRIRQQTFTGATVVDSRSGLAVAAPISWTIRVKCKDSNGAVLKQYADSLFIGTQGVAARVQVSTSTDPAVLSAVVTPTANCPVPSNGIQIFASTLDLVTYESSATESARTTTNSSGGWSSVTVNLRRFDADTEVRVGVRCLSGFGTASEVPTCFYSVPKTRVSKAVS
- a CDS encoding helix-turn-helix domain-containing protein, giving the protein MTEQDATQPAWADRLRRERQARGWSQADAVAAMRTFSDVALPDGLKDQWKRWERGRNRPDEFYRPLIAATLGTVVESIFGEDRAPRLPTTDDLMIIRSGMDTHELVQRIRQSSVNDNTLDALGFTVEQMCCDYASAEPHALITQSREWLTNVTQILDQRLSLPQHRDALDAAGWLTLLIGCLEYDTGQTRAAESTRVAALQLGEEADNAAVIAWAHEMRAWFALTHGRYREVIQAAQAGQDAAPGRSVAVQLLGQEAKAWARMGNHRHVTRALEKGRVLLDSLPYPERPDNHFVVDPDKFDFYAMDCYRLIGDDKLAEMHATEIIRKTMSPDGTSQSPMRTAEARLTLAVVAARDGELDQALALADEALSIDRRSRPSLLMIGSELDDALRKRYPTESRATDFRATLVAATA